A genomic window from Silene latifolia isolate original U9 population chromosome Y, ASM4854445v1, whole genome shotgun sequence includes:
- the LOC141633209 gene encoding kinesin-like protein KIN-14E isoform X4 → MTIELISNMAQSSRFSSISANGNGSPSHSEAYSNGDDYDSDGASNFAPPTPMTLSMSIPAELAGAIPLINKFQVEGFLRAMQKQIQSSGKRGFFSKKPSGTQGREKFTFEDMLCFQKDPIPTSLLKIGTDLVTRATKQFQTILKYMGVDSSDRVAPTRIDERIELVGKLYKHTLKRPELRDELFVQISKQTRNNPDRQYLIKAWELMYLCASSMPPSKEIGGYLSEYVHNVAYSESIDSEIQLLAQNTLNALKSSIKAGPRQIVPGREEIEALLTGRRLTTIVFFLDETFEEITYDMSTTVADAVEELAGIIKLSAYCSFSLFEFRKVVTAAKSNDLEEYVGLDENKYIGDLLTEFKASKERSKGEILHCKLVFKKKLFRESDDAVTDPMFVQLSYVQLQHDYILGNYPVGRDDAVQLSALQILIEIGFVSHPQMCADWISLLERFLPRQIAISRAQQDWEEDIVSRYQLMEKLTKEDARQQFLRILRLLPYGNSVFFGVRKIDDPIGLLPGKVNLGINKRGVHFFRPVPKEYLHSAELRDIMQFGSSNTAVFFKMRVAGVLHIFQFETKQGEEICVALQTHINDVMLRRYSKAKAIAANGDLPNNSKPTSAAEGNEKRVQDLYKAAEDSQKQIDRLLEELQEKQKLEDKLQKELEALKESTMDEKHSLRTATDERDRLRSLLDEKEYALQATLSEKNSLEARLSKLNDQIPEQNTKRDLCDANTQALRKIQDELRVRSEELHSAEQTVKRLVEEKLTLEQSIRRLERKHLEEIGNAGKDLDKERQTLKLRICDLEKTLEIDIDRKNEQTSSILKMQATQLAEFEVLYKEEQSLRKKYFNMIQDMKGKIRVYCRLRPLSDKEMTDNERNIVINVDEFTIEHPWKKDDKAKKHVYDHVFDGTTSQEEVFEDTKYLVQSAVDGYNVCIFAYGQTGSGKTYTIYGNERNPGLTPRATSELFKILKRDDKKYSFSLKVYMLELYQDTLMDLLLTKNAKRLKLDIKKDSKGMVTVENTTIVHISTIEELRSVIQKGSEQRHISGTQMNEESSRSHLILSIVIESTNLQTQSFARGKLSFVDLAGSERVKKSGSAGSQLKEAQSINKSLSALGDVISALSTGGQHIPYRNHKLTMLMSDSLGGNAKTLMFVNVSPAESNLDETYNSLTYASRVRSIVNDPNKNVSSKEVARLKKLVSYWKEQAGRKGDDEDLEEIQEERPPTRDKSDGRHSM, encoded by the exons ATGACAATTGAGTTGATCTCGAATATGGCTCAAAGTTCGAGATTTTCTTCAATTAGTGCTAATGGCAATGGGTCTCCTTCCCATTCAGAAGCCTATTCAAATGGAGACGACTATGATAGTGATGGTGCATCAAATTTCGCTCCACC CACACCGATGACCCTATCAATGTCGATTCCAGCTGAACTTGCGGGGGCGATTCCCTTGATTAATAAATTTCAG GTAGAGGGATTTTTAAGAGCTATGCAGAAACAGATACAATCATCTGGGAAACGTGGCTTCTTTTCTAAAAAGCCCTCTGGTACTCAGGGTCGGGAAAAATTCACCTTCGAGGATATGCTTTGCTTTCAGAAG GATCCAATACCAACTTCGCTACTGAAAATCGGTACTGATTTGGTAACTCGCGCTACAAAGCAATTCCAAACTATTTTGAAGTATATGGGAGTTGACTCTTCAGATAGAGTTGCGCCAACAAGAATAGACGAAAGAATTGAGCTGGTTGGCAAGTTATATAAGCACACACTGAAGCGCCCAGAGCTGCGAGACGAACTCTTTGTACAAATTTCAAAGCAAACCAGAAATAACCCAGACAG GCAGTATCTAATCAAAGCGTGGGAATTGATGTACTTATGTGCATCCTCTATGCCCCCAAGCAAAGAAATAGGCGGGTATTTATCTGAATATGTCCATAACGTAGCTTACAGTGAAAGTATAGACTCTGAAATCCAGTTACTAGCACAAAATACTTTAAATGCCTTAAAGAGCTCTATCAAGGCTGGACCCCGGCAAATCGTTCCTGGTCGAGAAGAAATAGAAGCTCTGTTGACAGGTAGAAGGCTTACGACGATTGTCTTCTTCTTGGATGAAACTTTTGAAGAGATCACATATGACATGTCAACAACTGTAGCTGATGCAGTTGAG GAACTTGCTGGAATCATTAAACTATCTGCTTATTGTAGCTTCAGTTTGTTCGAATTTCGCAAAGTTGTCACTGCTGCTAAATCAAATGATCTTG AGGAGTACGTCGGTTTAGATGAAAACAAATATATTGGTGATCTTCTGACTGAATTCAAGGCTTCAAAAGAGCGTAGTAAAGGGGAGATTTTGCACTGTAAATTGGTGTTCAAGAAAAAGTTGTTTCGGGAGTCAGATGATGCTGTAACTGACCCCATGTTTGTCCAACTGTCATATGTTCAA TTGCAACATGATTACATATTGGGCAACTATCCAGTTGGGAGGGACGATGCTGTGCAGTTGTCTGCATTACAAATTTTGATTGAAATTGGTTTTGTTAGCCATCCACAAATGTGTGC TGATTGGATTTCCCTTTTGGAGAGATTCTTACCAAGACAGATTGCGATAAGTCGGGCACAGCAGGATTGGGAGGAGGATATTGTTTCTCGATATCAGTTAATG gaAAAGTTGACTAAGGAGGATGCTAGGCAGCAATTTCTTAGGATTTTGAGACTGCTTCCATATGGCAACTCCGTTTTTTTCGGTGTCCGTAAGATTGATGATCCCATTGGTCTCCTTCCTGGGAAGGTCAATCTTGGCATAAACAAGCGTGGAGTTCATTTTTTCCGACCAGTTCCCAAAGAGTATTTGCATTCTGCAGAGCTAAGGGACATAATGCAGTTTGGCAGCAGTAACACTgctgtattctttaaaatgagagtTGCCGGTGTACTCCATATCTTTCAGTTTGAGACTAAACAG GGGGAGGAAATCTGTGTTGCTCTTCAAACACACATAAATGATGTCATGTTGCGCCGCTATTCTAAAGCAAAAGCTATTGCCGCCAATGGAGATCTTCCGAATAATTCAAAGCCAACGTCTGCTGCAGAAGGTAATGAGAAGCGTGTTCAAGATTTGTATAAAGCTGCTGAAGATTCACAGAAACAAATTGATCGA TTATTGGAGGAGTTGCAGGAAAAGCAAAAGTTGGAAGACAAGTTGCAAAAAGAGTTGGAGGCATTGAAAGAGTCTACAATGGATGAGAAACACAGTTTGAGAACAGCTACAGACGAGCGTGACAGACTACGGTCATTGCTTGATGAAAAGGAATATGCTCTTCAG GCTACTTTGTCGGAAAAAAATAGCCTAGAAGCAAGACTGTCAAAACTGAATGATCAGATACCTGAGCAAAATACCAAGAGAGACTTGTGTGATGCAAATACTCAG GCATTGCGCAAGATACAGGATGAGTTGAGAGTGCGGAGTGAAGAATTGCATTCTGCTGAACAAACAGTGAAACGACTAGTTGAAGAAAAGCTGACATTGGAACAATCTATTCGAAGGCTGGAAAGAAAACATTTAGAAGAG ATAGGTAATGCGGGGAAAGATTTAGATAAAGAACGGCAGACCCTAAAGCTTCGCATATGTGATCTTGAGAAGACATTGGAAATA GATATTGATAGGAAGAACGAGCAAACTTCAAGTATATTGAAGATGCAAGCCACTCAGTTGGCTGAGTTTGAGGTTCTTTATAAGGAGGAACAGTCATTAAGAAAAAAATACTTTAACATGATACAAG ATATGAAAGGCAAGATTAGGGTGTATTGTCGTCTACGACCTTTAAGTGATAAAGAAATGACTGACAATGAACGAAACATAGTTATAAATGTTGATGAGTTTACGATTGAACATCCATGGAAGAAGGATGATAAAGCTAAGAAACATGTCTATGATCATGTTTTTGACGGAACTACATCCCAAGAAGAAGTATTTGAAGACACAAAG TATTTGGTACAATCTGCTGTTGACGGCTATAATGTTTGCATATTTGCTTATGGTCAAACCGGTTCAGGAAAGACATACACCATTTATGGTAATGAGCGTAATCCTGGACTTACACCACGTGCCACATCAGAACTATTTAAGATTCTTAAAAGAGATGATAAGAAATATTCATTTTCATTGAAG GTTTATATGCTCGAATTATATCAAGATACATTAATGGACCTTTTATTAACCAAAAATGCAAAGAGATTGAAACTAGACATAAAGAAAGATTCGAAG GGAATGGTTACGGTTGAAAACACAACCATTGTACATATTTCCACTATTGAGGAATTGAGAAGCGTTATTCAAAAAGGATCTGAGCAAAGACATATATCCGGAACTCAAATGAATGAAGAAAGTTCTAGATCCCATTTGATACTTTCAATTGTTATTGAAAGTACTAATCTTCAAACACAATCATTTGCAAGAGGCAAG TTGAGTTTTGTGGATTTAGCGGGTTCAGAAAGAGTGAAAAAGTCAGGTTCTGCTGGTAGTCAATTAAAGGAAGCACAAAGCATTAACAAATCACTTTCAGCCCTTGGGGATGTAATAAGTGCCCTATCAACTGGAGGACAACATATACCATATAGGAATCATAAATTGACAATGCTTATGAGTGATTCTCTAGGCGGCA